CACTGCGCGCGGATGTGCTCGAGCGTGCGCGCGAGCATCGCGTTACCCAGGCCGATGCCGCGAAACGGCGCGGTAGTCAGCACGCGGCCGATGCGGATATCCGTGTCTTCACTGTCGGGCAGCAGTACGCGCAGATAGCCCGCAAGCGGCGGACGCCCAGTGTTGTTCGCGTCATCACCCGGGCCGTAGGCCAGCAGATGCCACGCGTCCAGATCGAGCCCGTCGATGTCGCCGTACAGGCAATTCTGCTCGATGACGAACACCGCGCTACGCGCCGCCAGCATCGCATAGACTTCGATGGGATCAAGACGCTCGAATGGCTTCCAGCGCCAGTCGAGTTGGGCCAGCCGCTCGGCGGCGCCCGGCTGCGAGGATTGTTTCGATTCGGTCATGACAACGCTTCGAGAAATAGCCGGCCGACGATGGCACGGCAATCCCCGATTATGCCGCGCCCGGCAGTCCCACGCGAATCGTCCGACGCCTCACGCATTCAACGACGTTCAGTTGCGCTGATGCGCGGCGCGCGCCTTCGATGCCTGCTTGTGGCTGTACATTGCCGCATCGGCGGCGGCCAGCAATTCGGCAATCGAAGGATGCCGTGCCGGCTCGTACTGAATCTGCCCAACGCTGTAGCGAATCTGATAGCCGCGCTTGTCGTCGGCATTGCGCGCATCGAGCAGATGCGTCAGACGCTGCGTGACTTCGTGCGTTTCGGCGCTGGTCGAGTTGGTGAGCAGCGCGACGAATTCGTCGCCGCCCAGCCGGCCGATCACGTCGCTTTCGCGCAGCGCCGTGCGCAACACGTCGGCGAAGGCGGTCAGCGCGCGGTCGCCCTCGGCGTGACCGTGCGTGTCGTTGATCTGCTTGAAGTCGTTCAGATCGAAGAACAGCAGCGAGGCCGGTTTGTCCAGCCGCTTGCAGACGTTCAACGCATGCTGCGCGAGCGCTTCGAAACCGCGCCGGTTGGAGAGCAGCGTGAGGTCGTCGAGCGTGGCGAGCTGCACCGCCGCCAGTTCCTGTTCCGCCATGCGCGCAAGGTCGCGCAGCAGCGCCTGTTCCTCGTCGTCGAGACCGCGCGGCTTGACGTCGATCAGACAGAGCGTGCCGAGCTTGCTGCCGTTGGGCACCGTCAACGGACAGCCGGCATAGAAGCGGATGTTCGGACTGTCCTTGACCAGCGGATTATCGTGGAAGCGCGCATCGGCAAGCGCGTCGGGCACCAGCAGGATGTCGTCGCCGAGGATCGCGTGGCCGCAAAAGGAAATGTCGCGCGACGTTTCGCTCGCCGTCAGCCCCACGCAGGACTTGAACCACTGACGGTCCGCGTCCACCAGACTCACCAGCGCGATCGGCACGCCGAACAGCCGCTTCGCGAGCCGCGTCAGCCGGTCGAAACGCTCTTCGGGCGAAGTGTCGAGGATATGCAGCGCGCGTAAGGTGTCGAGACGCGCGCTTTCGTTGCTGGGTATCGGCGGAACATGCATGTCGTATGTCCTTTGGCCATCACGGTGGCCTCGATGATAGGCACGTAGTTTATAGCGGCATAGCGGCAATCTTTGCAATGGGATTGAGCCTGGGGCGGGGAGTTCCGCTTGCGGTTGCGGTTGCGGTTGCGGTTGCGGTTGCGGTTGCGGTTGCGGTTGCGGTTGCGGTTGCGGTTGCGGTTGCGGTTGCGGTTGCGGTTGCGGTTGCCTCGCGCGTTTTTATGCCGCGTCGTCCGGCACCGGCTCGAACGGGTGCGCGAGGCAGTCGAGCAGGTTGTTCGGGCCGCACAGGTGCAGCGCCCCGACCACCACCAGGGTTCGCTCGGGCCGCGCGAGCAAACTTGTCAGACGCGCCGCCCATGCGCGGTTGCGGGCGTCGAGGATCGCCTCGCGGATGCCGGGCAGATTGAACATCGGCGACTCGAGCGCGATGCGGTGGATGGCCGGCAAGTCGCCTTCGAGCCATGCCGCATGCATTCGTTCGAGCGTGCGCTGTGGCTCCGCGAGATCGGTCATCAGCAAGGCCAGGGCGGCGCCGATCGCGTCGAGCGGGATCGTGTCGAGCGAAGCCGCCACTTCCTCCGCGGTTTCCAGATACTGGTACGGCTTGCCCTGCGTGAGCGCCGAGCGCAACAGACGCGGCTCGACGCCTTCGACGACCTGCTGGAACAGCGTCGGCGCGACGATCATCGCGGCCCATGGACGCAGGCCGGCGAGCGGTGCGAGTGAACCGCCGGCGGGCCAGACGGCATTCAGGTGCTGCCAGGCGTCGGGCGGCAGGAATGGGCGCAGTCGGTCTGCGCTGCCCTGCTCGTTCGCGCTCAGCAATGGCAGGATGGTCGGCGGGTCGGACTCGAAGACGAGCGTGTCCGCCCAGTCGTAGGCCTCGGCGATCCACGGCGGCGTGCGGCGGCTCGTCGTGGGAAACAGATGCATCGAGCCGAGCAGGCGGAGGTGGGTGCCGGTGAGGTGGAGGTACATGCGGGTTGGAGTGATGACAGACGAAGACACCGGGCGGTCAGCGATCAGCGATCAACGACACGCGTGCCGCTCAATCGGCGGTACGCAACGATATGCTGGTAGCGCCGACGCCTCGCCAGGCAGTCCGGACGGTGGCCAGCACGAACACGAGAAAGACGATCTGCGAAACGAACAGGTCCATCCGGATCGGATGATGTTGCGCGAACCATGCATTGTGCGCCACATCCGTCACGATGACGGCGACGCAGAGAATCAGGCCGGTTGCGGGTGCGATGAGGAGGAGTAGCGCGGTCAGCGGGTCGATGAAGAGCAGCGAGGTCCAGTAGACGCGCGTGAGCGGCGCGGCGCCGCCGTAGTCCCATGTGAGGCCGTGGGTGAGTGCGACTTGCAGATGAGTCCAGGTGGCGCCGCACAGGCAGAGCGCGTAGATCACGCGGAGGGAGAGGGAGCGGCGGTGGATGGCTTGCATGGCATCACATCATAGTAAAAGAAGGCTTCGAAGTGCAGCCCCCGCACTACGCCCCCCTCGCCGCCACTCGACATCGAACGCCGCTGGTCAGGGATTGACCGCGACCGGGGGCGGTTTGCCTGAGTCGAATGCCTGCTGGAATGTTGGCCATAACCCCTCTCCCCACTCCTGCATCTTTGCCAGGTAAGCCATTTTGTCCGGAAAACGCGGCGCGTTCGGCGCGTGCCAATCCGATTCACGCGCGGACAGCGCCGTGCTCGCGGTGATCCCTTCAATCTCGGGATCAAACAGATACGACACCTCGAGCACACCCCATGTTTCGGCGCGCGTGAATCGTATGTCCACGAAGTCCTGAGGATAGTCGACGCCTTTCGCGGCCAGGTCGCCGCCCGCGGCCCGGTCCAATCCGGAAATCTTCGTCGCGCGATCGGCCCACTGCTGTAAAGGCGGCGTGAAGTAATTGCTGATCAGCCAGCATGCCTGATGTCCGTAAGGTGTGACCGAGTCAAGGACGAGGTGATTCAGGTTGGGATTGCCGGTTGTGCACCCGGTCGCCGCAGGAAAGCCCGCCCCGGGTTGTTCGCTACTATGCAGAGCGAACAGACGGATCGCGCCGACAAGCCGCTTATGTTCGATCCGTCCGAGAAAATAAGCGACGCCGGACGCACCGCGCATCCGGATACTGCTATTGGACAGCACCGCCCATTGCCCCGGCGGGAGCGGCACGTTGAATCCATCCGCGGCGATCGACTGGCGATACGTACGCCCGACGAAAGCGCGATCCAGACCGGAAGGATCGCTGCCGCCGGCTGCGTTCGGCGTCGCCATCGAAATCTGCGCAGTCACGGGCGGCTTGACCGCCGGACCCGGCGCGGCGGCTAGCGTCGCTACGCCGCTCTTGCGCCCGCTCGCCGCCTGTTTTGGCGCGGCATTGACGGGTGCCTGATCCGGGGTTGCGGCAATCCTCTTTCCGACCGGTGCCGGGTTGGATGCCGGCATTGCCTGCGCCACGACCGCTTTTTGCTGCGACGTGTAGCTGACGGCCTCCGGCATGGGTGGCAATGGCTGAACGGCAGGCACGCGCCACTTCGGCGGGAAGCACACGACGGCGGCCGACAGCAGAACGGCCGCCGACACCGATAGCCGCCACAATGGCGCGCGCGTCCACAGGTTCTGACCATCCGTCTCGGGGAGATTCGCGCTCATCGTTCCGGCCTCGCGACTACGCCGCCCTCCGACGACACGAGCGTGACCTTGCTATGACCCTGCTGCCGCGCATCGATCAGCGTGTCAGCCAGCGATTCTTCGACCGCGCGCACGAGATCGCGTGACGAGGCGCCGGAGCCCATACGCTGCTGGCGCCGCATCATGTCGAGCAGAATGTCCGGGTCAATGCCTTCGTCGGCGACGTCGAGACCGTAGCTCTTGATCATCGCCTCGATTTCCAGCGCGGCGACGCGCGCGATATCGAGCCCGGAAAGCGACTTGAAGACGAAAATCCGATCGAGCCGGTTCAGGACCTCGGGCGCAAAGCCCGCTTCGCGAAGCGCATTCGTGGACGACCGCCGAAGTTCATCCGCATCGTTGGCGAACGTCACGCTCAACGTCTGCAAATCGTCCGTTGCGGCATTCGTGGTGAGTATGAAAATGGCGCGCGTGGTTGAAATTTGCCGACCATCGGATGCTTCGGTGACGAACCCGTCATTCCAGGCGGTCAGGAAGTTCTTGTGAATCTCCGGGTGCGCTTTCTCGATTTCGTCCAGCAGAACGACGGCATCGGGCGTATCGCGCAGTGCGGCCGTGAGCTTGCCGTAGCTGTTGGAGCCGACATAACCCTTGGAGGCGCCGAACAGTTGCGTCGCGGCGTGTGCACCGCTCGAAAACTGCGTCATGTCGAAATGCAGGAGACGACGCCCCAGCTCTGCCGCGAGGCATTTGGCCAGATAGGTTTTGCCGGTACCCGGAGGACCTGCCAGAATGAAAACGCCAACCGGTTTGTTGCGCTGTCTGAGCGCCAGCCTGCGCCGGATTTGCGACGCCATGTCGTCACAGACTGCGTCCTGTCCGATGACCTTGGCTTTCAGCGCATCGGCGAGTTTCTCTGCGTCGATGACCTGCGGCTCCGGCTCCTGAGCCAGCTTCTGTTCAAGCGCGCGCCGATTCGTGAGTCTGTCAAGTGCGTCCATTAACCACCCTTCTTTCTTGTCGCCTGATTGTTTACTTCGCTGCCGATCATGGAAAAAACCCGCGAAGGTGATAAGCCACAACACGACCGCCCCCACGAACACACCCCACGCGTAATCGTGGAGAAAAGCCGCGACGACCCCGGTGAGACGGCCGAGATAGGCGTGATCGGGACTGTGCTGCAACAGAAACTGAGCCGCCGCCACGCAAGCCATGACGACAAAAGCCAAAGGCGCAAAACGGGCCGCGATAGAGTTCAACCAACGCATCATTTCGTCCTGACATTCAGCGTCAGCACCTGGCCGACGCTCATTATCGGAAGCACAGCCTGAGCCGCCCCCGAAGCGAGGCCGACGGTAATGCCCCCGCCGTCGCCATCTCTCACGCCCACGATGTGGATTTGTCCATTCGCCGGAACCGGCACCGCGAACGTGGTGCCTCGATTGGTCAACGTCACCGTTCTCGAATAGCCTGCACTTTCGATACGAACGACATCGCCGTCTTCGACGTCCGTGTCCCACAGACGCACCCATGCCAAAGTCAGTTGCGCGGCGTTAGCAGCCGCAGCCGGCGCCGGCATCGGTGCCGGCGATGCGGCGTGGCCGGACTGGACCGCGTGGGCCGCGACGTTGGGCAATGTCGCGGCCTTGTCGTTTTCCGCAGACGCGGCAGTTGCGCTTGCGTGCGTGTCTCCGACCGACGCGTTGCCTGAAGTGACGCCGGTTTCCGCCGCGAGCCTGGCTCGCTCAGGCGGCGCAAGATGCATGGCGTCGAGCGCGGCTGCCATGTCCTTACTATCGACGGTCGATACCTGCAATTCGTGAAGCGAATTGAACGCCGCGATGCGCGCATTTCGATCAGACGCGCTGACCGAGTCGCCTGAGTAGGCGGCAAATAAAGGATTTCCGGAGGTATAGAACGCACCCGCCGTAATCAGGCCTGCGAACGCTACTGTTGCGAGTACAGACCTGGCGAGAGTTGAGGTGCGTTTGCTCTGTTTTTCCGCCTGCGGCCCGCTTTGAACGTCTGGTTTTTCCAAGCCCATTTGCGAACGTGACCCCGTGAATATTTTTTACTCAGGTCCGGCGATTTTCTCTAATGCTAACCGGCCGGCTCGGCCAGAGAATAACTTGAATTGTGAAGCGTGGGAACTTGAATCGGAATCTGCAGTGGGACTTGGCGAATGGGAAGCCGGACACATCATTGAGCGCGTAATTATCGGTAATAAAAAGCGATCCAATTGTTGAATCAAAGTCACATAGTCAGATTAATTTTTCATTACGTTTTACCAATTACGAAATCAATTCAAAGGAAAATTGAAAGCATTATTTCGCAGCACTGCACAGCAGCCTGCGCAACTGTTCCGGCGCTGGATAACTCAGGGCCGGCCCGGTAATAAGATAGGTCGACTGGTTCGATGAACTCATGACATTCTGGGCTCCGCTGACAGTGACCGTTGCTTGTCCGTCACCAAAGTGGAAAGACCATCGCATATGGCCATTGGGAGCCGGATCGATAAGAATCCCGAACGAATCGTTTTCGCCAGCGACGGTTTGGTCAACCCGCTCGGCGCGTGGCAATATCCCGCACGTCAAGGTGCGTCCCTGCAATCCCGCATTGGTCGCTGTTTCTGCTGCCAGAAGATAGCATCCGCTGCCGATGGAATTCGGACCTTCACCCTTTTTGTCCAGTCGCAGACTGTTTTGGTGGGTAGATCGACTACGTCAGTAATGGAAACGTTAGCGGCTGACTACGCGTCAGAGCAAGATAGCAGCCGTTGAATATTCACCGCTACCTGGAGTTCACATTTTTTGGTCGCCACAGTGAATTGAACTGCACGTTATCGACCTGTGTAAGTTCGCCGACCACGTGTGACGAACGAGAAGTAAATAGCGCCAGCCTCCTCGTTGCCGACTGCGCTCGCATGTCAATCGATATGGCGATCGGCACGATGCGTCAGCGCTCCGGAGGTGACGCCGCAGCGGGCAGTGACGATCGATTGGACGAGTGACGCTCTCGATCCAGCAAAAGAAAAAGCCCCGACAAGTCGGGGCTTTTTCTTTACATCGAACTTCTGGAGGCGCGAGCCGGAGTCGAACCGGCCTAAACGGCTTTGCAGGCCGCTGCATAACCGCTTTGCTATCGCGCCGCAAGCGGACTGGAATCTAGCTGCAGATTCGCAGATTTGTCGGATGGGCACTGGCCAAACCAGCGTGGCGAAAACCGCCAACCCATCAAACAAAAAGGGAAGCCTGGCTTCCCCTGATGTATGGAGCGGGAGACGAGGCTCGAACTCGCGACCTCAACCTTGGCAAGGTTGCGCTCTACCAACTGAGCTACTCCCGCATTGAACTGCTTCACAACGCGCTGCACTTTTACTTCGCCAAACAACGCATTGCTTCAAAAATTTTGGAGCGGGAGACGAGGCTCGAACTCGCGACCTCAACCTTGGCAAGGTTGCGCTCTACCAACTGAGCTACTCCCGCTTTGTGCTGCTAATGCCGTACTACTTATGCCCTACTGACTGCAACACCTTCTTACTGCCGCCGACGCTTCGTACTGCGTGCATCGGAGAAACGAGATTATGGAGAAACGACTGAAACGTGTCAACCCCCTTTGCGAATCTCTTTTAACGAAAAGATTTCTCTCATCAACCGGCAACGCGCAGCATGTCGCATCGCTTGCGGGAGGAGCGCAAGGACGCTCGCGAAAAACCCAAAAGAATCAGGCTACTCCGCCCCGCTCGCGAATCTGCGGCCACGCGAGCTTCATGTAGTAGAGCATCGACCAGATCGTCAGGAACGCGGCCAGATAGATGAGCCACAGGCCCCACACGCGCGTGTCGACGCTCACGCCGCCGCCGAACGGCAGCGGGCCGTAGAACAGCAGCATCGGGATCGCCACCATCTGGCACACGGTCTTGAACTTGCCGAGCGAATTCACCGCGACGCTCTTCGACGCGCCGATCTGCGCCATCCATTCGCGCAGCGCCGAAATCGCGATCTCGCGGCCGACGATCACCAGCGCAATCGCCGAATCGATCCGCGTGAGTTGCACGAGCACGAGCAGCGCCGCCGTCACCATCAGCTTGTCGGCAACCGGATCGAGAAACGCGCCGAATGCGGAAGTCTGATTCCATTTGCGCGCGAGAAAGCCGTCGAACCAGTCGGTCAGCGCCGCCAGAATGAAGATCGTCGCGGCCGCCAGGTTGCGGTGCGCGGGGCTCATCATCATGTCCGGCAAATAAAACACGCCGACGACGAGCGGAATCAGCACGATCCGCAGCCAGGTCAAGAAAATCGGGAAATTAAACGGCATGGGCAGGCGCAGCGTCTCTGGCAAGGGAGATGCAATTGTGCCGTGTCACAAGGCCTGCCACAAGCAAAGCGGCGCGCGGGCCTTGGCACGCGCGCCGCTGGACGCATACAGGCGACCGGTGAGCGAACCGGCGCGGCTGCCGCAATCAGTGCAATTGCCGGTAGATCTGTTCGGCGAGCGCCTGCGAAATCCCCTCGACGCTCGCCAGATCCTCGACGCTCGCCGCGACCACGCCACGCAAGCCGCCGAAGCGCGCCAGCAACCGCTGACGCCGCTTCGCGCCCACGCCTTCGAGCTCTTCGAGCCGCGATGTCTGACGCGTCTTGCCGCGTTTCGCGCGCATGCCGGTGATCGCGAAACGGTGCGCTTCGTCGCGAATCTGCGCGACCAGCATCAGCGCGGCGCTTTCCTTGCCGAGTTCGAGCGGCGTGCGATCGTCGGCGAAAATCAGCGTTTCGAGGCCGACCTTGCGGCCCTCGCCCTTCGCGACGCCGACCAGCATGCCGATGTCGAGCCCCAGTTCCGTGAAGACCTGACGCGCGATTTCGACCTGCCCCTTGCCGCCGTCGATCAGAACGATGGTCGGCAGGATCGCCCCAGGCGCGGCGGCCGGTTCGGCGGATTCGGCGGCAATGGCTGGGACATCGGCTGCATCGTCCGGCAGGTCGATCGTGCCGTCGACGGTGTCGTCAACCACGTTATCCACGGCGCCCACGTCGGCCGCGTCGGCAGCGGCGACCGGCTCGCCGCTGCCAGGCGACTCGTCGGGTGCCTCGATCGCCGGCTCGCCGCCGGCCGCATCGTCCGCACCCGCACGCCCGGCCGCCAGCGCGACCATCTTCTCGTAGCGCCGCGTGAGCACCTGGCGCATCGCCGCGTAATCGTCACCCGGCGTAATGCCGGTGATGTTGTAGCGCCGGTACTCCGACGACTGCATCTTGTGATGGTGATACACCACGCACGACGCCTGCGTCGCCTCGCCCATCGTATGACTGATGTCGAAACATTCGATCCGCAGATGCGCGAGGTCGTCGCACTCCATGCCGAGCGTATCGGCGAGCGCGCGCGTGCGCGCCTGTTGCGAGCCCTGTTCGGACAGCAGACGCGCCAGCGCGAGCCGCGCGTTCTGCTCGGCCATCGCAAGCCAGGCGCGACGTTGCCCTTGTGGCTGGCGCAACACCGAGACCTTGTGACCCGCCTGTTCGATCAGCACATCGACCAGCTCGCGATTGGCTGGTGCATGACTGACCACGAGCACGGGCGGCACGCGATTGCCGAGGTAGTGCTGGGCGATGAACGCTTCGAGCACTTCGGCTTCGATGCCGCCATCCGCGCGACGTTTGCGGCCTTTCGTGGGACGCGCGGCGGAGGCGCTTGCGGTGTGCGCAGCGTCGGCCGCGGCTTGCGTCGTGGTTTCCGTCGCGGCCAGGTCGTCGTCCTGCCCGTCGCTGCCACCCTGCTCGGCGTCGGCGTCGAGATCGGCTTCGTCATCCGCATCGCTCGCAACTTCGGGCGCATGCAAGGCATCCGGAGCATCAGGAGCGTCCACATCATCGGCAACCACGGCCGCCAGCAAGGCCACGTCGCCCGCGCCCTCCTCGTCGAGCCCGCCCTCATCCGCCGTCAATGCGCTTTCCACATGCGCCGGGAAATACGCCTTATCGCCCAGATGCCGTCCGCCGCGCACCATCGCGAGATTCACGCAGACCCGTCCGCCGAGCGCGACGACGGCGAGAATATCCACGTCGCTATCGCTGCCGACTTCGATCGCCTGCTGATGCAGCACCGTCGACAGCGAACTCATCTGGTTGCGCACCGCCGCGGCCTGCTCGAACTTGAGCTCGCTCGCGAACGCATGCATCTTCTCCTCGAGCTCCTTCATCACTTCGCCTTGACGGCCGAGCAGAAAACGCGACGCATTGGAGACGTCGCGCGCGTAGTCCTCCTCGCTGATCGCCGCGACGCAAGGCGCCGTGCAACGGCCGATCTGATGCAGCAGACACGGCCGCGTGCGATTGTTGAACACGGAGTCTTCGCAGGTGCGCAACTGGAACACGCGCTGCAGGATCTGGATGCTCTCGCGCACCGCCCACGCGCTCGGAAACGGCCCGAAGTACTGATTCTTGCGATCCACCGAGCCCCGGTAATACGCCATGCGCGGAAACTTGTGCCCGGTCAGCTTCAGATAGGGATACGACTTGTCGTCGCGAAACAGGATGTTGTAGCGCGGCGCGAGCGCCTTGATCAGATTGTTTTCGAGCAGCAGCGCCTCGGCCTCGGAGCGCGTGACGGTCGTCTCGATCCGCGCGATGCGCGTCACCATCATCGCGATGCGCGGCGACAGCAGCGTCTTCGTGAAATAGCTCGACACGCGCTTCTTCAGATCGCGCGCCTTGCCCACGTAGAGCACTGCGCCATGCGTGTCGTAATAGCGATAGACGCCGGGCAGATGCGGCAGTTGGGCGAGCACTTTTTTCGGCTCGAAGGCGTCGGTTGCTTCGGGTTCGGTCATGCAGGATCGATTGGATGGGACAGTCTCGCGAGGCCTCGTCTCAAGCCGCGACTGCGTGCGCGCCGGCAGGTAGCCGCGGCGCGCGGTCGTGGACGAGTGCTTTAGAATCGCCAGTTTAGAACATTCCACGCGGGCGCATTCGCGACTCGATCCACCATGTCCAACGCCGCGTCTTCTCCCCCGGCCGCACCTGCGGTCGCCGCATCCGGCGAGGCCGCATCAGGCGCCGCTACTTCGATTGCCTGCGACATCTTCTGCGCGGTGATCGATAACTTCGGCGATATCGGCGTGTGCTGGCGCCTCGCACGGCAACTCGCGAGCGAGCATGGCTGGCAGGTGCGCCTGTTCGTCGACGATCTGCACGCGTTCCGGAAGCTATGTCCTTCGCTGGAAGTGGACCGCGGCCGCCAGACGATCGACGGCATCGTCATCGAGCATTGGCACGCGCCGGCCCACGCGGGCGATACGCTCGACATCGCCGACGTCGTGATCGAAGCGTTCGCCTGCGAACTGCCACCGGTGTATGTCGCCGCAATGGCACGGCGCGAGCGCACCCCCGTCTGGTTCAACCTCGACTATCTGAGCGCCGAGGATTGGGTCGCGGATTTCCATCTGCGGCCATCGCCGCATCCACGCTATCCGCTGAACAAGACCTTCTTCTTTCCGGGGCTCGGACCGGGCACGGGCGGCGTGCTGAAGGAGCGGCATCTCGATGCCGCGCGCGCCGCCTTCGAAACATCATCGGAAGCACGGGCCGCGTGGTGGATGCAGACGGTCGGCCGCGCGCCGCCGCCCGCGACGACCACCGTCGTCTCGCTGTTCGCGTACGAGAATCCCGCCGTCGCCAGCCTGCTCGAACAGTGGCGCGACGGCGGCACGCCGGTCGTGCTACTGGTCCCGGAGGGCCGCGTATCGGCCGACGTCGCGCGCTTTTTCGGCCTGAGCGAATTCCCTGCCGGCACGCACGCCGAGCGCGGCAACCTGAGCGCGCACGCACTCGCCTTCACCAGCCAGCCCGGCTACGACGCGCTGCTGTGGGCCAGCGACCTCAATTTCGTCCGCGGCGAAGATTCGTTCGTGCGTGCGCAATGGGCGGCCAAACCGTTCGTCTGGCACATCTACCCGCAAGCCGACGATGCCCATCTGCCCAAACTCGACGCCGCCCTCGCCCATTACGCCGGCAGGCTGCCGGCGGCGGCCCGCGCGGCGCTGGCGCGCTTCTGGCACGCATGGAACGGCGCGGGCCAGCCGGACTGGGCGGAATTCCAGCGCCACTATCCGGCCCTCAAACGCCGCGCCGAGGACTGGGCGCTCGAACTGACGGAAGTCGGCGACCTCGCCGGAAATCTGGCCTTGTTCGCAAAAAGTCAGTTAAAATAAGCGGTTATCCAACGGCCGACGACGCAAGCGCGGCCCGATCGCGGCGGCGGAGTGGCATTAAACGGCACTCGGCAAGGCTTGGCAACATCAGCCCTCGGATCGGCGCCACTCGTGTACACGCCCGAATCGGGTAAAGCAGTGACGGGCAATGCCCGCAGGCAGGTAACGGAACAAATCGGAACAAATCAGGCGTGCGCCAGCCGGGCGCGATCCGGACTCGGGCAGCACGCAGGCCGGACGCAAGGCCTCGGCATCGAAGCCGTTTGCGCCGTATGCCGTTGAGCACAAGTTGAAGCTACTCATTTCGTACAGGACAGTTTTATGAAGACCGCACAGGAACTCCGCACCGGCAACGTCGTGATGATCGGCGCAGACGCAATGGTCGTGCAAAAGGCCGAATACAACAAATCGGGCCGCAACTCCGCCGTCGTCAAGATGAAGTTCAAGAACCTGCTGACCGGCGCAGGCATGGAAACCGTGTACAAGGCAGACGACAAGTTCGACGTCGTCGTGCTGGAACGCAAGGAAGTGACCTACTCGTACTTCGCCGACCCGATGTACGTGTTCATGGACGCCGACTACAACCAGTTCGAAGTCGAAGCCGAAATGATGGGCGACGCGCTCCATTACCTCGAAGACGGCATGGCTTGCGAAGTCGTGTTCTACAACGAGAAGGCGATCTCGGTCGAACTGCCGACCACGCTG
The sequence above is a segment of the Paraburkholderia sp. D15 genome. Coding sequences within it:
- the efp gene encoding elongation factor P, which gives rise to MKTAQELRTGNVVMIGADAMVVQKAEYNKSGRNSAVVKMKFKNLLTGAGMETVYKADDKFDVVVLERKEVTYSYFADPMYVFMDADYNQFEVEAEMMGDALHYLEDGMACEVVFYNEKAISVELPTTLVREIIYTEPAVKGDTSSGKVLKNAKLTTGFELQVPLFCNIGDKIEIDTRTHEYRSRA